The following coding sequences are from one Polyodon spathula isolate WHYD16114869_AA chromosome 7, ASM1765450v1, whole genome shotgun sequence window:
- the LOC121318119 gene encoding protein SCAF11-like isoform X4 — protein sequence MRSNKPKTSDGRDNGEKNSQEDNESAVAVNEEVDRCPICLSLLLQQELALPENCCHVFCLSCILKWAETVTSCPIDRKPFQAIYKQDRILGCMKIPVKKKMSETELQECSCNKEKEKRKGCLSYCNSTSRGNSGKYSGRPLCPRSCLEDYERKYTYKSYVCCKNKKDSTSAARKNKVSRGTCSQKLVTDFSCISPSNGQTSGTSIASQENCAEFIELYEDEPHFRQKRCRLEAQMLPWLAVSTTLSATGLVRQSFESYEVLNGVFTWRSLLPEATSPANPFAGQFEVIGKECVVTCSKGGDKKNTSRASGTKGSKKKTQNATNRRRSARNCQTEESPPTQNPSSPQSNHSDSDTSLTNSPAKATGASKKPEKQTVKRRSEQGAEEERPSKRKTRVAKNSKKHCPSSPEESENEEEHMVEEEESEEKGAAELSKVPLTDEELNAAAESSNSSRHSEENSPETSMEPINRNDRMEDSSADETEKNDLPLSPEEAEEDPKDKPLSNELPPLLPDDGELEDSLNTSPVEKADSASRFSEGALSPTEEDLRSLEAKSPEGKANSDCSEPPSPPSEEDMELETKSPVEKADSVSQSSEQPYSPADEIGNLDAKSVNEDNKSETEEHTTEKQKESEDQESRSYPRDPEELHDSEKEHSIDCRSKADEPGEPIDSEESVVQGETLEEKDPPHADSKKAESPESGKNKTRTYFSEDNTQMVSMECDSSSREHHELKTEQEGVVKNTNSVTITPDTDNQTAKNNTVDEKSQDRTSESTTEQKETEKRENRQRRSRFHSPSTTWSPKREGKRERRRSRSRSRGRDSPSASRRRSRSRSRDRESDKDGQKSDGSRRERSRERGERRGRRHSRSRSRTRGRASSSDRAERGGHSPRRRDRGSNDNWRNSRGNDRHRRNDQDWQSDVFGKETSESDNGGTEIPPERSRTENPDWVKEKIKADLDTSNDSRWEESKNDGPRGDSWTRNISPSWKSDRGSSRGGYRGGFGQGDQSENRWQSRNSLSGTPDNSGNDSYSRFNENRLNRRKGEQDFTAEPPVDRSGWSSASSWAVRRTLPADVQNYYSRRGRNQTGSQGGWLKPEEETPVQDPNFNEQTSQPSDVQQLPVNVMHHQLNVIPQPMNAQPVNPQPMNILPYPVGVHPSTLNMQPNPFNMAHQLPVHIHSGGPLLQVAAPATQGLPPPPPPPPPSQQASFMASQSDGKQPQKCQIQEKAVQEVKLAIKPYYQNKDITKDEYKEIVRKAVEKVCQSKSGEVNSGKVANLVKAYVDKYKHARKNKTEDHGKF from the exons ATGAGAAGCAACAAGCCAAAGACTTCAGATGGAAGAGATAATG GTGAAAAGAACAGTCAGGAGGATAATGAAAGTGCTGTTGCAGTGAATGAAGAAGTAGACAGGTGTCCCATCTGTCTCAGCCTCCTCTTGCAGCAGGAGTTGGCTCTCCCTGAGAACTGCTGTCACGTCTTCTGTCTAAGCTGTATTCTGAAATGGGCAGAA ACTGTCACTTCCTGCCCTATTGACCGTAAGCCTTTCCAAGCAATTTACAAACAAGATCGTATACTGGGATGCATGAAG ATtccagtaaagaaaaaaatgagtGAAACAGAGCTGCAGGAATGTAGCTgcaacaaagagaaagaaaaaaggaaaggcTGTTTGTCATATTGCAACAGCACATCAAG gggAAATTCGGGGAAGTATTCAGGAAGGCCTCTGTGTCCCAGATCTTGTTTGGAAGATTACGAGAGAAAATATACAT ataagTCTTATGtttgttgtaaaaacaaaaaggattctACATCAGCTGCAAGAAAGAATAAG GTCAGTAGAGGGACCTGTTCACAGAAGCTTGTTACAGATTTCTCCTGCATTTCTCCGTCGAATGGCCAGACCAGTGGAACCTCTATAGCAAGTCAAGAGAATTG TGCAGAATTCATAGAATTATATGAAGATGAACCTCACTTTAGACAGAAGAGATGCAGACTGGAAGCACAGATGCTCCCTTGGCTGGCTGTTTCCACTACTCTCTCAGCAACCGGGTTGGTAAG aCAAAGCTTTGAGTCCTATGAGGTGCTTAATGGCGTGTTTACTTGGAGATCACTATTACCAGAAGCTACCTCTCCAGCAAATCCTTTTGCAGGACAATTTG AAGTCATTGGCAAAGAGTGTGTAGTAACCTGTTCCAAGGGAGGagacaaaaaaaatacttcaagagCGTCTGGTACAAAAGGttcaaaaaagaaaactcagAATGCAACAAACAGGAGGAGATCTGCCAGAAACTGCCAAACAGAAGAGTCGCCTCCAACACAAAACCCAAGTTCTCCTCAGTCTAACCACTCTGACTCGGATACATCGCTTACAAACAGTCCCGCAAAAGCAACTGGTGCTTCAAAAAAACCTGAAAAGCAAACTGTAAAGAGAAGGTCCGAGCAAGGTGCTGAAGAGGAGCGTCCATCTAAGAGAAAAACCAGAGTAGctaaaaattctaaaaaacacTGTCCTAGTAGTCCTGAGGAAAGTGAAAATGAGGAAGAGCATATGGTTGAAGAGGAGGAGTCAGAGGAGAAAGGAGCAGCTGAACTTTCAAAGGTGCCACTTACAGACGAGGAACTAAATGCCGCTGCTGAAAGCAGCAACTCCAGCAGACACTCTGAAGAGAATAGTCCTGAAACCTCAATGGAGCCAATAAACAGAAATGACCGGATGGAAGATAGCAGTGCTGATGAGACAGAGAAAAACGACCTTCCTCTCTCACCTGAGGAGGCGGAGGAGGACCCAAAAGATAAACCACTTAGCAATGAACTACCACCATTGTTGCCTGATGATGGTGAATTGGAAGACTCTTTGAACACAAGTCCTGTGGAAAAGGCAGACTCTGCTTCCCGCTTCAGTGAGGGTGCCTTATCGCCCACAGAAGAGGACTTGCGAAGCTTGGAAGCTAAAAGTCCCGAAGGGAAAGCTAATTCTGATTGCAGCGAGCCTCCTTCCCCACCCTCTGAGGAAGACATGGAATTGGAGACTAAAAGTCCTGTTGAGAAAGCTGACTCTGTTTCCCAGAGCAGCGAACAGCCTTACTCGCCTGCAGATGAAATTGGCAACTTGGATGCTAAAAGTGTCAATGAGGACAATAAGTCTGAAACTGAAGAACAtactactgaaaaacaaaaagaaagtgaagacCAAGAATCTAGGAGCTACCCGCGGGATCCGGAGGAATTGCATGACTCTGAAAAAGAACATTCAATAGACTGTAGAAGTAAAGCTGATGAGCCAGGTGAACCCATCGATTCGGAGGAATCTGTTGTACAAGGAGAAACATTGGAAGAAAAAGATCCTCCCCATGCTGATTCCAAAAAGGCAGAATCCCCAGaaagtggaaaaaacaaaacaagaacatattTTTCTGAGGATAACACTCAGATGGTGTCAATGGAGTGTGACTCTTCAAGCAGAGAACATCatgaattaaaaacagaacaagagGGGGTGGTTAAAAATACCAACTCTGTGACTATAACACCGGATACTGACaaccagacagcaaaaaataatacagtggATGAGAAATCCCAAGATAGGACTTCAGAGAGTACCACTGAACAAAAAGAGACAGAAAAGAGAGAGAATCGGCAACGCAGATCTCGGTTTCATTCTCCTTCTACAACCTGGTCTCCAAAGAGAGAAGGTAAAAGAGAGCGTAGAAGATCAAGATCTAGGTCCAGGGGTCGAGACTCTCCTTCAGCTTCCAGACGCAGGTCTAGATCACGTAGTAGAGACAGAGAAAGTGACAAAGATGGACAAAAAAGTGACGGATCTAGAAGAGAGCgcagcagggagagaggagaaagaagagGTAGGAGGCATTCAAGGAGCCGATCAAGAACACGTGGTAGAGCTTCCTCTTCAGACAGAGCTGAGAGGGGTGGTCATTCTCCTCGGAGAAGAGATAGGGGGTCCAATGACAACTGGAGAAATTCCAGAGGCAATGATAGGCACAGGAGAAATGACCAGGATTGGCAAAGTGATGTATTTGGCAAAGAAACATCTGAATCTGACAATGGAGGAACTGAAATTCCACCTGAAAGGAGCAGAACAGAAAATCCAGACTgggtgaaagaaaaaataaaagctgatttGGACACATCAAATGATTCAAGATGGGAAGAAAGCAAAAATGATGGGCCAAGAGGTGATTCCTGGACCCGTAATATTAGCCCAAGTTGGAAATCAGATCGTGGGAGTAGCCGTGGCGGGTATAGAGGTGGTTTTGGACAAGGAGACCAATCGGAAAACCGTTGGCAATCTAGAAATTCTCTCTCAGGGACACCAGACAATTCAGGGAATGACTCTTACAGCAGATTCAATGAGAATCGGCTGAATAGACGAAAAGGTGAACAGGACTTTACAGCCGAGCCTCCTGTAGATCGGTCTGGCTGGTCCTCTGCATCCAGCTGGGCTGTAAGGAGGACTTTACCTGCTGATGTGCAAAATTACTATTCCAGAAGAGGAAGGAACCAGACGGGTTCACAAGGTGGATGGTTGAAACCAGAGGAAGAGACACCTGTGCAAG atccAAACTTCAATGAACAAACCAGTCAACCCAGTGATGTCCAACAGCTACCTGTAAATGTGATGCATCACCAGCTGAATGTAATCCCGCAGCCAATGAATGCACAGCCTGTGAATCCCCAGCCAATGAATATCTTGCCATACCCTGTAGGTGTCCATCCCTCAACATTGAATATGCAGCCCAATCCGTTCAACATGGCCCATCAGTTACCTGTGCATATTCATTCAGGAGGGCCACTCCTGCAGGTAGCTGCTCCAGCCACTCAGGGTTTACCtcctccaccccctcctcctccaccatCTCAGCAAGCAAGCTTCATGGCCTCGCAATCTGATGGAAAGCAACCACAG